In Leifsonia sp. AK011, the genomic stretch CACGACGCCCGTTCACCAAGCTCGCTGCGGTGACGCTCGACTCGTTCTGGCACCCGAACTCGGCCTCGGCGGGGCCCGTGGCGCGCGCGGTGACGTTCGCCTCGCGGGCACTCTCGGAGGTGTCATCCCGCACGCACTTCGCAGTGAATGCACTCGGCCGGTTCGGGATGCTCACGCAGGACTACGCGCCCCTCGTGTCGGGCCCGCTGACGGATGCCACGTCCGTCGTCACCACGCAGGAGGCGCTGCTCCCGGCACCCATCCCCGGCGGCGCACCGTTCTTCTCAGCGGCACCGGACGCGGTCGTCGCCGACGAGCACGGACGACTCGAGCTGGTGCGCGCCTACACGTCCCGCGCGCCGGAGCTGCGGTTCGCGGCGGCCCAGGCCCACGTGGACCTGGAGCTCTTCGGATGGTCGGGCGACGAGCAGGTTCGGAACCTCGAGCGGATCGCGGCATCCCGTCGTCTGCTCGGGCTACCCACCGTCAGCCGCCCGCTGAGCGATGCACCCGCCCGTGCCCACGTTCTGGTGGAGGCTGGTGCATCCGATCGACTCATCCAGCAGTACGAGGCGGTGCGCTCTCGCTTGATCGATCGCGGCGTTCTCGACCCCGATGCACTCCGGTTCACCGTGCTGTAGGACTCGTTCGCGCCGGCATTCACTTTCACGGGGGAAGTGTTCACCTCGCGGCGAGACGTTCTTCATTCGCTTGCAGGCGCTGAGTCTCCCACCGCCAACACTCTTGCAGCGACCCAGGCCGACTCGCGGGCCGAGCAATGCTCCCCGGAGGGTCGCCATGCGCATTCCCTCACGGAGATATTCATGCCCCTGCAGCAACTGTTGTCCGCGCGACACCCGCGCTCGTTCCTCGCCGCGGGACTCGCGGCCGCCCTCGTGGCCGTCGGCCTCACGTCCGCGATGCTCGCGGCCCCGGCATCCGGGCTGGAAGGGTCCGGCACCGCCGAGAGCCCCTACCGGATCAGCGACGACGCCGGATTCCGGTCGTTCATCGACGGAGTGAACGCGGACACGGCGGGCACCGCCGCCGCTGCGGCAAGCTACGCGCTGGCGTCCGACATCGTGCTCACCACCCCTGTGCCCATGATGAACAACTTCGCCGGAGTGCTCGACGGTGACGGGCACACCGTCTTCGGCCTGACCGTCGACTTCTCGACGTCGACCGCCTACACGACCTCGAGCGGAGTCAACCGCTCCGCCGCCCTGATCTACAACAACCGCGGCACGGTCAAGGAGATCGGCTTCAGCCAGGTCTCGATCAGCGGCACCAGTTCCGCCGAGAGCCAGACAACGGCAACAAAGAAGGCCACCGTCGCCGCGCAGAACTACGGTCTCATCGACCAGGTGTACGTGCTCGGCAGCGTCGACGGAGGATGGCGCACGGGAGGAATCGTCGCCGACAACTTCACCGGCGGCACGATCAGCAACAGCTACTTCCGTGGAACGGTGCACTCCGGTTGGGAGGCTGGCGGCATCGCGGCCCGCAATGACAACGCAGGCACCGAGCGCATCACGAACGTGTGGGCCGGCGGCACGTTCGTCACCGAAACGCGCAACATCGGCGCGATCAGCGGCTACAGCTACAGCACCGCCACGATCTCCGGCGCTGTGGCCCTCGCGGGCACCGTCGCGCAGGGCTCCGGCCAGTCGGCCAACAACATCGGCCGCATCCTCGGACAGAACAACACGAGCGTCGGCAACAAGGGTGCGACCCTCTCGAACAACCTCGCGCTCTCGACCAACACCGTCGGCGGTGCGACCGTGACGGGCACGGCGACCGACCGACAGGGTTTGGGCAAGACTGCGACGGAGCTCGCCCAGCAAGCCACGTACGAGGCCATCGGCTGGGACTTCTCCACGATCTGGACGCTCAGCACTAACGGTGAACCCCACCTCAAGGCCGTCGCGGAGCAGACCACTCCCCCCGTCATCGAGCCGACGAACCCGCCCACCGAGGAACCCAGTGACTTCGCAGCACAGGTCGCAACGACGAGCCCCGACGGACTCACCGTCGCCACAGTGTCCACCGACGCCGCCGGAACCCTGAGCTACAGCGTCACCCAGGACGGCGTCACCGTCGTCAAGCCCTCCACGCTCGGCCTCGTCGTTGACGGCAAGGACTGGGGAACCGCGGTCACGCTCGGCACCCCCACGACGTCGACGACGGATGCCACGTACCCCCTGATCGGCTTCCACGACACCGGTCGCGACCACCGCAACACGAGCGTCATCCCGCTTGTCTCCGCCTCTGGCAGCCTCGTCTCCGTCGAGGTCCGCGTGTTCGACGCGGGTGTCGCACTCCGTTACGTGCTAGACCCGTCGCTCGCTGGCACCGTTGTGTCGAAGGAGAACACCACCTTCGCGTTCGACCCAGCGTCGACGCTGAACTACCAGGTCGTGACATCCAGCACCATTGACGACCTGCAGAACTCGTTCAGCCGCGGCACGTTCGGATCGGCCGGGAACCAGAACATCACGGTGCTGCCGACTGTCCAGACCACCGACGGTCACGTCGCCAACATCACCGAGGCCAACGTGCTCGACTGGCCGGCTATCGCGCTGAAGACCACCCCGTCCGGCAGCATCTCGACCTACTACTGGGCGACGGACAACGGTCAGGGCACCTTCACGGTCAAGCCGCAGACGACGCACTCGCCGTTCCGTGTGATCACGATCGCCGACAACCTCAGCGATCTGACCAACTCGGACATCGTGACCGCGGTGAACGACCCCATTGATGAGACTGTCTTCCCCGGTGGTGACTTCAGCTGGGTGAAGCCGGGCACCAACTCGTGGTCGACCCTCTCGACCAACGACCAGACGCTCTCGGGCATGCAGGCACTCATCGACGCGGCATCCGAAGCCAAGATCGACGGCATCCTCATCGAGGGCAACATCACGCACTCGTCGTGGGGTTCGACCACCGCTGAGCGGTTCGCCAACATCAAGGCCCTCGTCGAGCGCGGAGCAGCAAAGAGCTTCCCCGTGTCGGTGTGGCTCTGGACGGACTACGACAAGGCCGCTGGCGTCGACACGACATTCACGAGCACCGTCACCTATGACAGCGGAAGCCCGTACCCGCAGGTGAGCCTGCAGAACCCCGACCTGCGCGAGGCCTACCTCGACCTCGTCAAGGCGACGGGAATTGCCGGCCTCAAGATCGACCACACGAACGAGGAGACGGAGACAAAGGTCAACTTCTTCCGCGACACGAACCGCGACATGGCTGCGCGCCAGCTCATGGTGATCTACCACAACCCGCTCGAGCCGACCGGCCTCAACCGGACATACCCCAACGAGATCGGCCGCGAGGCGATCAAGGGCCTGCAGTCGGGCTACGACGCGAACCAGAACGTGCTCGCACCGTTCACGCGACTCGTTGCTGGCACTGCGGACTACACGCCGCTTCTGCTCTCGGGTTCGGGCGGCAACGTCACGTGGGCACACCAGCTCGCCTCGACGCTCGTGTACTCGATGCCGTACCTGCAGATCTCGGAGCGACCGTCGTACATCGCCCCCGGCGGTCAGTACCACGACCTCCTGGGCGACGTCATCGCCAACATGCCCACCACGTGGAAGCGCAGCTGGATGCTTCCGCAGAGCTCCATCGGCGGCCTCGCGGCGGTCGTGCGCGAGACCTCGGACGGCGAGTACTGGATCGCGGCAACGGCTGGCACCACGGCGCCCGGACAGCTGTCGATCCCGCTCGACTTCCTCCCGGAGGGCACCACGTACAACGCCGATGTCTACACCGACAAGAGCGCGTCAACGAGCATGGACCGCGCCACCTCGACGGTCGACCGCTCCACGACGCTCACCCCGACGGTCAAGTCGGGCGGAGGCTTCGTGGTGCGCATCACGACGAAGGCCATCGACAACCCCCTCGGCGAGGGTGGCTCGAACGCCTACTCGATCGACGACGCCGCGGACCTGGCGCTCATCGCCCAGCACCCGATGGCGACGTTCAACCTCACCGCCGACATCACGCTCACGGAGCCGTGGACGCCCGTTCCGCTGTTCCTGGGCACGATCAACGGCAACGGCCACAAGATCTCGGGCCTCGAGGTCGCAGGCTCCGAGTCGAAGGCGTTCATCGTGAGCAACTCCGGCACGATCCGACAGCTCGGCTTCATCGAGCCCGTCTCGAAGGTCACGGGCGGATACGTGCAGTCCACCCGTGTCGCGGCCGTCGCCGTGAACAACAGTGGGCTCATCGAGCAGGTCTTCACGATCGGCGCGGATGTCTCGGGCGGCTGGCGCACGGCCCCCATCGCCGCGGAGAACACCGGAGAGGTGCGCGACAGCTACACGGCGGACTCGACGGTCGTCTCCAACTGGGAGGCGGGAGGCCTCGTCGCGTGGAACTCGGCATCGGGCATCCTGACCAGGAACTACGTCTCGGGGGCCGACGTGAAGGCTGACGTGCAGAACGGTGGCATCCTCACCGGCTACGGATACACGGGCACGCGCGTGGTCGGCAACGTCGTGATGAGCGGGTCGGTCACGACCGTGAACACACCTCGCGCCCGCATCCTCGCCCGCGAGAACGGCACGCCGACCTACTCCAACAACCTCTCGCTCGACACGGCGACGGTCAACGGAGCGGTCGTGACGGATGGCACGGCCAGCAACCGCAACGGAGCCAACCGCACCGCGCAGCAGCTGGCGGAGCAGGCGACCTACGAGGGCATCGGCTGGGACTTCACGACCGTGTGGACGATGGACGCGCAGAATGCCCGCCCCGTGCTCACGGCCGTGTCCGAGACGGTAACGCCGGAACCCTCCAGTGGCGACCAGATCCTCGAGGTTGACGTGCCGGAGCAGCTCCCCGGCGAGTTCGTGTGGAGCATCGACGGCAGCAACGAGCTGATCGACCTCGGCACGGCAACGGCCCAGGGCGACCACTTCGAGGCAGCCGGCGCGATCAACCCGATCCGCGTGACCGACACCCGCACTACTGGACCGGCCTGGTCGATCGCGGCCCAGGTCGGCGACTTCGCCGCCGGTAGCGACACCTTCTCGGGCAAGTACCTCGGCTGGACGCCGCAGGTTGT encodes the following:
- a CDS encoding glycoside hydrolase family 97 protein; translated protein: MPLQQLLSARHPRSFLAAGLAAALVAVGLTSAMLAAPASGLEGSGTAESPYRISDDAGFRSFIDGVNADTAGTAAAAASYALASDIVLTTPVPMMNNFAGVLDGDGHTVFGLTVDFSTSTAYTTSSGVNRSAALIYNNRGTVKEIGFSQVSISGTSSAESQTTATKKATVAAQNYGLIDQVYVLGSVDGGWRTGGIVADNFTGGTISNSYFRGTVHSGWEAGGIAARNDNAGTERITNVWAGGTFVTETRNIGAISGYSYSTATISGAVALAGTVAQGSGQSANNIGRILGQNNTSVGNKGATLSNNLALSTNTVGGATVTGTATDRQGLGKTATELAQQATYEAIGWDFSTIWTLSTNGEPHLKAVAEQTTPPVIEPTNPPTEEPSDFAAQVATTSPDGLTVATVSTDAAGTLSYSVTQDGVTVVKPSTLGLVVDGKDWGTAVTLGTPTTSTTDATYPLIGFHDTGRDHRNTSVIPLVSASGSLVSVEVRVFDAGVALRYVLDPSLAGTVVSKENTTFAFDPASTLNYQVVTSSTIDDLQNSFSRGTFGSAGNQNITVLPTVQTTDGHVANITEANVLDWPAIALKTTPSGSISTYYWATDNGQGTFTVKPQTTHSPFRVITIADNLSDLTNSDIVTAVNDPIDETVFPGGDFSWVKPGTNSWSTLSTNDQTLSGMQALIDAASEAKIDGILIEGNITHSSWGSTTAERFANIKALVERGAAKSFPVSVWLWTDYDKAAGVDTTFTSTVTYDSGSPYPQVSLQNPDLREAYLDLVKATGIAGLKIDHTNEETETKVNFFRDTNRDMAARQLMVIYHNPLEPTGLNRTYPNEIGREAIKGLQSGYDANQNVLAPFTRLVAGTADYTPLLLSGSGGNVTWAHQLASTLVYSMPYLQISERPSYIAPGGQYHDLLGDVIANMPTTWKRSWMLPQSSIGGLAAVVRETSDGEYWIAATAGTTAPGQLSIPLDFLPEGTTYNADVYTDKSASTSMDRATSTVDRSTTLTPTVKSGGGFVVRITTKAIDNPLGEGGSNAYSIDDAADLALIAQHPMATFNLTADITLTEPWTPVPLFLGTINGNGHKISGLEVAGSESKAFIVSNSGTIRQLGFIEPVSKVTGGYVQSTRVAAVAVNNSGLIEQVFTIGADVSGGWRTAPIAAENTGEVRDSYTADSTVVSNWEAGGLVAWNSASGILTRNYVSGADVKADVQNGGILTGYGYTGTRVVGNVVMSGSVTTVNTPRARILARENGTPTYSNNLSLDTATVNGAVVTDGTASNRNGANRTAQQLAEQATYEGIGWDFTTVWTMDAQNARPVLTAVSETVTPEPSSGDQILEVDVPEQLPGEFVWSIDGSNELIDLGTATAQGDHFEAAGAINPIRVTDTRTTGPAWSIAAQVGDFAAGSDTFSGKYLGWTPQVVEAGGGAVAGASVQSGFDGGDGLSVPSVLGSAASGHERGSARIGADLLLKLPVDVTQGTYTATLTLTALG